Proteins from one Setaria italica strain Yugu1 chromosome V, Setaria_italica_v2.0, whole genome shotgun sequence genomic window:
- the LOC101760026 gene encoding cytochrome P450 72A15 — MVLGALFAAVASVPRSLLVYGVPAGFVLLWQGGRLLNKLWWQPRRLERALRAQGLRGTTYRFLTGDVKEFGRLNEEAWASPLPLGCHDIVPRVTPFLYNNVRENGKTCFSWFGPIPNVTITDPALVKDLLSNKFGHFEKPQFPALTKLISDGLTSHEGEKWVKHRRILNPAFHLEKLKLMLPAFSACCEELVDKWEQSLDSDGSCELDVWSELQALTGDVISRTAFGSSYHEGRRLFQLQSEQAERFVAAIQKIAIPGYMNLPTKNNRRMRQIQKEVNSILRGLIGKRIQAMKEGEPTKDDLLGILLESNMRDTDENGQSSLGMTIEDVIEECKVFYLAGMETTSVLMTWTMVLLSMHREWQDRAREEVIGLFGRTKPEYEGLSRLKTVNMILYEVLRLYPPAVVFSRRTYKEMKIGNVTYPASAFIEIPILFIHHDPDIWGSDAHDFKPERFAEGISKASKDPSAFLPFGWGPRTCIGQNFALLEAKMALCMILQRFEFELAQSYTHAPHTVMTLRPMHGAQIKLIRVI; from the exons ATGGTTCTTGGAGCCTTGTTCGCAGCTGTGGCCTCGGTACCACGCAGCCTCCTGGTCTACGGCGTCCCTGCAGGCTTTGTGCTGCTGTGGCAGGGCGGCCGGCTGCTGAACAAGCTATGGTGGCAGCCGCGGCGGCTCGAGCGAGCTCTGCGCGCGCAGGGCCTCCGGGGCACGACGTACCGCTTCCTCACCGGCGACGTCAAGGAGTTCGGCCGGCTCAACGAGGAGGCCTGGGCCAGTCCGCTGCCGCTGGGGTGCCACGACATCGTCCCCCGCGTCACGCCGTTCCTCTACAACAACGTCCGGGAGAACGGCAAGACGTGCTTCTCTTGGTTCGGGCCGATTCCCAACGTGACCATCACTGATCCGGCGCTGGTCAAGGACTTGCTCTCCAACAAGTTCGGCCACTTCGAGAAGCCCCAGTTCCCGGCCTTGACGAAGCTGATCTCCGACGGACTCACGAGCCACGAGGGCGAGAAATGGGtcaagcacaggaggatcctCAACCCTGCCTTCCATCTCGAGAAGCTAAAG CTCATGCTGCCGGCGTTTTCCGCGTGTTGCGAAGAGCTTGTCGACAAATGGGAGCAGTCCCTTGACTCTGATGGTTCGTGCGAGCTGGACGTCTGGTCAGAGCTCCAGGCCCTCACCGGAGATGTCATTTCCCGCACAGCATTCGGCAGCAGCTACCATGAAGGAAGAAGGCTTTTCCAGCTCCAGTCCGAGCAAGCTGAGCGCTTCGTAGCTGCCATTCAGAAGATTGCCATTCCTGGTTACAT GAACTTGCCAACCAAAAACAACAGAAGAATGCGCCAAATCCAGAAGGAGGTCAACTCAATTTTACGAGGGTTGATTGGGAAAAGAATTCAAGCCATGAAAGAAGGTGAACCCACCAAAGATGACTTGCTGGGCATATTGCTGGAGTCAAACATGAGAGACACAGACGAGAATGGCCAGTCCAGCCTGGGAATGACAATCGAAGATGTCATTGAGGAGTGCAAGGTGTTCTACCTTGCTGGGATGGAGACAACGTCAGTGTTAATGACATGGACAATGGTCTTGCTAAGCATGCACCGAGAGTGGCAAGACCGTGCAAGGGAGGAAGTTATTGGCCTGTTCGGGAGGACTAAACCAGAATACGAGGGATTGAGCCGGCTCAAAACG GTGAATATGATCCTGTACGAGGTTCTCCGATTATACCCGCCCGCCGTCGTGTTCAGCCGGAGAACCTACAAGGAGATGAAGATTGGAAATGTCACGTATCCAGCTAGTGCATTCATTGAGATCCCTATTCTTTTTATCCACCACGACCCTGACATCTGGGGAAGTGACGCCCACGATTTCAAACCAGAGAGGTTCGCTGAGGGGATTTCGAAGGCGTCCAAGGACCCAAGTGCGTTCCTACCGTTTGGCTGGGGACCTCGCACATGCATCGGTCAAAACTTTGCGCTTCTTGAGGCCAAGATGGCGTTGTGCATGATCCTCCAGCGATTTGAGTTTGAGCTCGCGCAATCCTATACTCATGCGCCACATACGGTGATGACGTTACGTCCGATGCATGGTGCACAGATTAAGCTTATTAGGGTGATCTGA